From Felis catus isolate Fca126 chromosome B4, F.catus_Fca126_mat1.0, whole genome shotgun sequence:
GGCAGCACCTGTCTGGCTTAAGGTGGTTCTTGACCCGACGTGGACGGTGGCCAGCCCAGAGGAGTGGGGAGGCCCTCCATGTAGAGGCCAGGCTAGAGGAGCGAAAGCACAGAGCAGCCTTGCCTTTCTCCTAAGTTTGAACCCAGGAGAAGAACGAGAAGGTTCAGGAACTAGCCAGTGGACAGGTGATTCTGTCATCTGAACGTGAAAATGTCCGATGGCTGCGCATTCACCCTGTCGGCCATAGGCACTGTGGGCATCTGGAGCCTGTGTCTGCAGGGgccagccagcctgcctgccAAGGCTGTGGGCGAACAGACCTGAAAGCACCCTCTCTGTAGGCAGGTGGCTTTGAGAGAGCAGGGACTGTCGACGCTGGGCCACGGACGCTTTTCCTCCCACACTCCCTCTTGGGAATGACTCTTCTTTCCTACGGAGCAGTGAGTCCGGGAACAGAGGGAGGACACACATGCTCTGCATACTCTAACAGAGTGTCCTCCCCAGGGAGAGACAAGGCTGAGGAAGCGAACCCCCGCCCCAACGTCTTACAAGCTGGTATGGGAGATGGGTGTCTGGTCGGATGGGCGCATCAGGTAGGGAATCGTGGAGAATTGGCCAGAAACGCTGGGGTCAGCTCTGTGGAGTGCTGATGCTAAAGGAGATTCTAATCTGTGCGTTCcctcatttgttttcaaatagcACTGGGCTTTATCCCCCTTACTCCTGTGGGGTAAAGATGACCACCATGTGCGCTTCGAACAGGGTTTTATGGGTGGGTAACCCTGTTCCTCGCCTTCTCTAAAGCAGTAGACCTCTCCCTGGCCTGCTTGTACTCTTGGCTGGTCTGGGCGGAATTAGGGTGCACTGAGCATGATAGTTGGGATAGTCGCTGGGTCAGGATCCTGTGGGTCTGCACCACCAGTTATGGCAGCCGCCTGCCGCAGGTGGCCGTTTATGTTAAGTaagatgaagtgaaatgaaaagttCAGGTTTTCAGTCtcattagccacatttcaggtgctcagtagccacgtgtggctaggACTCCATGACAGAGAGCGCAGATAGAGGAcgtttccatcattgcagaacaTGCCAGTGGGCAGTGCTTGTCTAGGCTAAAAATGATCCAGCAGAAAGAAGAACTTCTCAATTATCTTTCAAACAAATAGAATGATCGTATGCAAGCTTAAAGTCTTTCAGTGCCGACTGAGGTAGTGTGCTTGCACCCGGTGGGGATGCAAAGATGATTCCAGATGGCcacagtccccccccccgcccagtccTCCAGGTGTTTGCTGCCTTGGGGGCAATGGCTCACAACTAACCAGAACCCAAGGCAGACGGGAGCAGTGCTTTCCAGAAGGCacgagaaagagaagggaggagttGTAGGGGTGACTGGGAGAGCCTCATGAAAGGATTAGAATTCAAGAGGGATGGGGAAAGGCAGGTGGTTTTGAGGGTGACCCAGGTGCCAGAGACAGTGTGAGGAAAGACAGGCAAGCGTGGATTGTGGTGGGGGGATGGCAAGTAGCTAGGGGCACAGGGGCTGGAAAAGATGTCACCGGTGCCTTGAATGACAGGTTCAGGGGATCGGCATGCGTTTGGTGGACAGGGTGGGGCACTTGAAAGTTTGGAGGCGGACGTTCAGCACGCTACCAAGACCCGTGTCCTGCTTTGCTTTGGGAGAGAAGCTTGGTTCAACTTAGTTGGGTCTGTTGTGCCCCTTCCAGTTAAGGGTTAGGATGCCGTCTGGTGGTTCCCAGCGTGCCGTAAGCCCTCAGACAGCCAAGGGCTGGATCTCGTCCCCTAGTACCAGGCGTGCGATGCTGCAGCTTGTTGGTGCTGAACAAATAGTTCTTGGATTTTTTGGATGAAGTCTCACTCTGGTTTTTTAGCACCACCTGGTGGCCGATGTTTGACACAGCCACTTCCTAAGGATCGTTGCCAAGTTTGTGGGGTCACTGGTGCAGACATAATACCTGAGGGCACACTCATGATTCGCACATTGTGTGCACAAGGCTGGATGAATGAACTTGGGTTATTCCTATCTTGAAAGAAATAAGGTGTAGGCAGATTAGGAAAAACAGTTTGCTAcgttttttaaagctttaaatgtAGGGAAGGACTTACATGCTTGAGAGGGGATATAGGGAAAGTTAAACATTTGGTCCCTGCCCCTGCGAAATTTTCAGGGCTTTTGGAAGTAACAGAAATCAAAATAGTAATAAGATGAGTCAATTACATTGTGTAAACTGGTGGCTCTCAGACCGGCTGATGATCATTGTCGCCTGGTAAGCTTTGCAAATGGAGGTTCTCGGGCTCCTTCACCAGAATTGCTAGTCAGGGGGTCTGGAGCAGGAGCTGCGAGCCTGTGTTTTTAGCATGCTCTCCTAGTAATTCTGGTGATTGTTAGGTTGGGGATCCGTTAGTATAAACTTGTGCCGAAATCATGAATGGTGGCTTCCTAGAGGAGGTAGGCCTAGAGTTGGCATTCCTCCTGTTCATTTTTAGAGCCTCTTCTGAAGAGCAGTTGTTGTTAGGGCGTGTGGCCCTCGGTCACAAGGTGCTCTGGTCTAATGCAGAAAACTTCAAATAAGCAGCTACAGTACAGTGAGATCGAGAAGCTTGTGTCAAATGAGTCAGGGCGCTGAGCGTTTTCAGGGCGGACGATTTCCAGAGTGGAGACATgtgagcccctcccaggcttgtAGGGAGAGGAAGAGCTTACAAGAGGATGCAGAAGGGAAACAGCAGGGTGTGTACAGGGAGCCTTGGGGGCGTGGTAAGGCGGGAACGTGGGGTAAGTACCGGCAACAGCATGAGAAGGTGCACCGAGAAGGACCAGCAGGAGCCAGACTGGGTTCTGGCTGATGGCCGTGGGGCGCCATGGAGGGTTGTAGGCAGGTGCGTGCCTGATCGCAGGCCCCGTGTGGAGGCTGGAAGAGTAGGACGGCGAGGGGTGTTGCCaaggtagagaaggaaaatgagcTGGCTGGGCCCTGAGGCAGGCCTGAGGAGTTGGGTTAGAGCGAGCCTTTGCCTGGCCATTCCTTTGTGCTGGAATACTCTGCCGTGGTTGCCGGGCCCAGGAGTCTGTGGTCGGCTCTGCCTTTCTTAAGTGTATGGATCTTTAACTTACGGATCTTTAACTTATTAGTGGGAGGCATTACAGCACAGTGGGTAGGAACATGCGGGATTCAaatggctgtgtgatcttggcagATTACtgatctctctgtgcctcggtttcctcatcagtaaaatggaaataatagcagTACTTCCCTCAGAATGGGGTCATCCCCCATAAAGAGCTGAGAACAGCATGTGGTTCTTGGTGCGCCTTAACTTGTTAGTAACGTTTTAGTGTCGTAGGTGAGGCAGGACTGTCTCCCGTTTTCAAATGAGGATACTGAGATTTGGAGAGAAATTCAGTGTGTCTTTGGAGGCAGAATTTAAATCCAGGCTCCTGGTTCCCACTTGCTCCTCCTCACTATGGCAGTGCCCCTGAACACGTTCCCACCCTCCCATGCCTGCCTGTCTCCCTGGAAGGTGACCTTTCTAGGTGAGGACTGGGATGCTGATCTGATCCTATCTGTGAAGTGAGCCCCCTGATTTCCTGCTGGGCCCTTCTCCCCCAACACCTGTCCCTGTACCTACAGGATGTGTGCCCCTGTGATGGTGGAGCTGGAGGGGGAGACAGATCCCTTGCTCATCGCCATGAAAGAGCTCAAGTAAGTCACCCAGATCGTGGTTCACTGCTCCTGAGCCCTGCGAGGTATCCCCCAGGTTCTCTGCTGCACACCTCtgccccacacccctgcctggGAGGTGAGATTCTTGTTCCTCTAGGTCCTTAGTTTGTTCTGGAGTCAGCCCGCCaggcagtggggtgggagggggcaggcaaAGGGGGAGGGCTTTGACGAGGCAGGGTCCTCTCCTGTCTGTCAGAATCTCCCTCTTCCTGCTGCACTTGGCCTTACCAGTATCCCTCCacacttcccctcctcccctcttcagCCCTCGGATGGCAGAGCCTTTCCAGAGCCACCGTCCCTGGGACGCAGGAACTCtctttttattgtaatttctTTTCCACACCTAGTCCTAAGAGGATGCTGCTACGACTTCCCTCCCCTTGCATTCTGCACACAGTGTGTCCCTTCTGCTATAGAGCTCGGGTCACCAGCCCTCACATACTTGTGACTTCTCCCTGCCACAGGGCCCGAAAGATCCCCATCATCATTCGCCGCTACCTGCCAGACGGGAGCTATGAAGACTGGGGGGTAGACGAGCTCATCATCACCGACTGAGCTGGAATCATCTTCCCGACTGTGCCTCATCCTAGTTTCTATTTTCACATTCTTTATACATGTAAATAATAAACCGTTCAACCTTTCAtccccctctgcctccagctctCTGTGATGCCCCCTCGCTCCTTCCCTGATAGCACCCTGCTGCCTGGCGGGTGCACCCATTCCTGTGGCCCCGTGACTGTCAGCTCAAGAAGTACCAGGGGCCTTACTCCTTGTGGATCCCCcgcatccctccctccatctccctgTTCACCAGCGCAAAGGCTGCTGCAGGGAGACACCTCAGCTGCCTTCCCAGCAGACAGACGAGTCTTTGTGCCCGGGGAACTGGTTGCCACGGAAACCCCCAATTTCCTTTCCAGTGGGGACTGGCTTCAGGGGCTTCTCCCTTCTCAGGAGTATCACAGAGCGGGTCTCATCAAGCCACCCATTGTTTCCTGAGGACCTGCCTCGAGCCTCTTATCGTGGGCTCGGATCCCCTTTCAGGAGCTAGTGCCCCAGCAGGAAGCTTGGGGATGCAGTGATCTCCCGCCCTCCCCAGGCAGAGCCCTGCTGGGCAAGGCAGCAGCTGGAGCGAGGACTGAACACCTGCCCACCCCTgtcccagccctgtccccactcCCCGGGTCACCGCCCGTACACTGCCTTCCGTGGCCTTCTGGTCCGCCTCCGccatcctctctccttccccacctctggaAGATGTCCTTTCCCTTCTGTGTAGGGCCCGTGCTCCTCCCAGACCTTGACTGGGATGATGGTGGGCAGGGAAGCAGGGCTCCTGGGTTCCAGGTATGACATTAAATCGGGACTGGagctccccttcctctgccctagGCTCTCCTGGGTCCTGTTCTCTTCACCCTGCTTACCCAGCTTGCAGTAAGACCAATCACGTTGCTTCCCCTCTCCCTTGTGGGGACAGGAAGAGGGTGTATCTTGATACCAACAGAGATAGAGGGGACGGTTGGCTCCCTGAATATTCCAGCCTTGCCCTCCATTCTGCTGTCAGCTCCCCTTCCAGGAAGAAGAGGGGCAGGCTTGCCTGACTTCTGCAAGAGGCAGGGTCTCCCGGGTGGGTGCTCTGTGGACAGAGTGGGAGTAATGAGCGTCcccgggggcgggaggggtgccTGCCACTCTGAAGAAGGGTTAATCCGGGGAGCAGTGGACTTCgcacccccttcctccctcctccaagcCTGTGGAGTCCTTTAATCAAGTTGGGTGCTGAAATTCCAGCTCTGAAATGCCGCCTTTGTGCTGGCGTCCAGGCGGCCGCCCCAGAGCGCGGGGTCACTTTCTCGGCCCCGATCCTCTAAATGGTCTCTTTGTTCCTGCTGGGCCGCTCAGTATCAGATGTGATTAAAGGGAGATGGGGTTTGGgcgggggaagagagaaggggatgggagagggagtaGGGGGTTAACCCTTAGGGGATAGGGTGTAAGGGAGATGGAAAAAGGGGTGGTTTtcctcctgtctcccttcccctcttccatgGAGTCCGTCCCTTGCTGCTCAGCTGGCCAGGCTGGGGCATAGCCTCTTCAGTCCTCGCCAGAAACATGTGGCCCCATCTCTATGCACATGGGGCCACTGCCTTGCTGAGGCCCAAGCTCATCCAGAACCTTAGGTCTAAGGGTGAGCACAAGCCAGGCCTTCCAACTTCTCCAGGGTCATTTGTCCTCTCTGGGGCCACTTTCCCTCCTCCCGTATCCCCAGTGACTTCCCAGTCCATCTCTGTCTCATGAGAGGCAGGGTCCTGGTGGTGGCGGTGTCATCTCGATgaggcccctcccctctgccctgctggcTCTGTGTCCACAACCCCACTGACAGCAGGAGCAGTGAACGGACTGGAAATGGACCAACAACCTGCTTTTCAATAGAGGGGAAAGGGTGGGTTGTAAAAACTGCGAGCACCTAAGGTTAGTACTGATTGATCCCTGACAAAATTCTAGAACAGGTTGTTGCATGTTTGAAAACACAGCTAATAAAGAGGAGATCCAGGAGCTGTCAGGGTTTCTAAGAATATCGCCAAATGAGCCACATTTCCCTTTCTCAAAGGTTACTGGTCTGGTAGGTTGGTGGGATAGAGCGAATCTTGATTTTAACAAGGCATCAGGCCAGTCTCTGCACACAGCCACAATGGAGAAATTTGTACTTCTAAATAGATTCAAAATTGATCGGACAGTCTTACCCTAAGAGTGCAGATAATAGAACCGATGATGGAGAATCTTCAGTAGCGTATACGGGCCTGTCCCTGTtcatttcaaccttttttttttttttttttttttaattagtgacttaggggctcctgggtggcgcagtcggttaagcgtccgacttcagccaggtcacgatctcgcggtccgtgggttcgagccccgcgtcgggctctgggctgacggctcggagcctggagcccgtttccgattctgtgtctccctctctctctgcccctcccccgttcatgctctgtctctccctgtcccaaaaataagtaaacgttgaaaaaaaaaaattaaattagtgaCTTAGGATATTCAAGTCTGCAGATCCATAAAGCTCGGAAGGAGCGCTAATAAGTTGGACCCAGAATTCCAAGACTTAATAGAGGTGGGGAAATGGCCAGATCCCACGAGATGAAATCTATTAAAAATCAGCGTAAAGTCCTGCATTTACCCACAACATAACAAACGAAGACCCCAGAGAATAGCTTCTGTATAGTTTGGGCTGGAGCCCACAGATCGAAGAAACAGATGAGGGGGCTGGGGATGCTGGTCTGGAGCAGCAAGAGAAAGATCACCAGATTACAAGCAGAAGTGTGGCCCGCAAGCCATGGGCAGGTGACAGTGACAGTGGTTCAGAGCGCAAGCTCCGGAGTCCcctggcttcagattctgacaCCAGCCCTTCTCAGCACCCACCTCTCGAAGTTTCGCAGCTGCCCACGGGGAAAATAGGGAGAATGAGCGGGTCCACTTCTCTCCTAGGCCTGAATGGCAGAAACCACTTGGCCGAGCACTTGGCCAGGGAGCGCTCAGTGCGTGGTGGCTGTTGCTGTTGCTACGCGCGGGGTCTAAGGAAGACTTCCAACCGCCAGAGCCACCCGTAGGTGGAGTGTGGCGGTAAAGAGGTTTCCCTGGTCCCTGAGAACTGTCTGGAATGGCACCGAGGGGAGAGCTCTTGGGAAATGAGGCCTGGAGGATTAGGTCGCGTGTCTGCCATCCCGGGTTTATACCCAGACACAGGCAGCTGCCACGAAGACTTGGCTTGATCCTGGAGTGgaccaaggtgtgtgtgtgtgtgtgtgtgtgtgtgtgtgttaggggagagggggcacagagaggggcgCAGTGAGCGAAGGCCCATCGACACATCCTAAAGGACAGGCCTGCTGGCTGCAGGCAGCCAGACGTCAGGTTTGACCCCCGCCCCTCTTTCAAATTCCCACCCCCTCTGCCAGGCAAGTAAGAGGGGCTCCTTGGAAGGTGCTCTTGCCGAGTTCCAGCTGGACGGCAAATGAGCCACCTGCAGCGTGGGCAcagctgggctgggggagagcTCCCGGCTGAGGCCTCAACCCCGAACTCAACGCTGGGCCCACGGGGATGCCGGCCGTCCCCATACCCTGCCTGGCCTCCGCCTTCTCAGGGCAGAAAGGAGTCCTTTGGGTGATCTGTCCTTTGAATTCCACCCCTAGGCCACTTCCAGAGAGCATTTGAGGGAGCCCAGTTGAGGGATAAGAAACCAAGagacaggccaggccaggcccaccAAGCAGGTAACCGGaacctttaattttattatgtggAAGGCTTAATGCAGAGTTAATAGGGGCTGGAGTACCTAGGACGGGGGCGAGGGGAGAGGGAGCTACTGAGATAAATAAAAGGGGGCAGTCATGAGTTACATGTGGACTGTGGGGGCTGCAGAACAGGAAGATGGGGGCAGACAGAGCTACATACTTTATTCAGATACCACTGGGAAGCATAGGGCAAAAGGCCAGGGCAGAATGTACATGTCGGGAGTTTAGTGTCCTCGGCCTGCTCCCAGCCACCTGGGCGCCGGGCCCCGCGTCTCCTCCCGGAGCTGAGGGTCGGGGCCTGAGCAGCTACAACACTCTGGGAAGCCTGAGGAGTTGGGGCTGACAGAGCAGGGACCGCAGAGCCTGGTGAGGGGCGAGGCGGCGGGGAACCTGGGAGGAAGGCTCTGTGAATTGTCTCTGAACCCTTGCCTGGGGCCCTGCCTCCTCACCTGGGCTGTGCCTCCAGGTCTGGGAGGCTgtggcggaggaggaggaggaggaggaggaggaggaggaccggGGCCTCTTTCTCCGTTAGACGAAGAAGGGGGTTTGGTGGGCACAGAATTGCATCTCGAGGCCTCTGTACCAACTCCTGCCTGTGTCCGGAAGGGGAGGGGGCGCTGAGGGGATAAGGAGACCTCCCTCTgagacccctcccctcccaggcttTCAAAGctgtcctccccactccccagggcGGACGTAGCCCACTGTAGGCATCATGCAGGTCTCTGGCTGGCTTTGATCTTAGGCACAGTGGCAAGGGCTATGTCAGACCCCTCATTCTCCACGAGAGCGCGAACATGGGCACAAGGTACGGCAAGGCCTCCGGTTCCTGCCCAGCCCcggctgcctcccccacccccagaggaggGTGAGAGTGGGTCTTTCTCAGGTCCTGGGATGAGGGTCATTccgggggggcgggtggggggtgggaaggtgcGGCCCCTCATCGTTCAGTCTAGGGGCGACAATCAacctccttctcctctgcccaGCCTAGGAGCCCGGGGCTTTGCCTGGCTGGAGCCTGGATAGGACGGGGTGGGGTCATCAAAGGCAGTGAGCCAGACAGAAAGCCTTCTCTCCGCTGTCAGCCTCTGCACCCTCCTCCACGGCCCACCACCAGGTCTGAGATGGGCGAGGAACAGGGCACAAAGGCTGGGGGACGGGGCATGCTACCCAGAGGGGCCGGGCAGGGTGGTGATGACAGGGCCCCCTTTAAGGCCGGGACAGCGTCGTGTATACTGGCTGCTCCCAGTGCGTGGGGCTGTGGGACTGGGGCCCTGAGGGGCTGGGGTCAGAGATGGCCGTGTAGAGGGGCCGCTGCGAGGGCCCCATGTAAGAGAAGGCCGAATAGAGGCCGGAGGCCTGGCCTGAATGGCCGTAATAGGGTCCTGAGGGCTGATGGTCAGAGTAGTCAAACTGGGGGCGGGAGATGGAGGGGAAGGCAGAGCCGTAGTGGGGCAGGCTGAGGGAGGTGTAGGCGATCTGCGAGGTGGATGGCTGGTCGGTGTAGTGCGGGGGGCCCTGGGGCCCCGCGGTCTCCGTCTTCACCTGGGCTTTGGCATCCACACCGGGTGGCGAGACCGTGGGCAGAGCCACACCCGGTGGCTTGGAGATCCAGGCGGAATGTCCACTGGCCACAGCCAGGGCGCTGCCCAGCCCGTAGCCGGCTGCCGAGTAGCTGCCCACGTGGCCCGGGTGCCCGTTGGGTGGCAGGTACTGGTCCAACTCAGCCACATCAAAGGTCTCCATGTTGGACATTACCTCGTGACTGATCTCACCGATGTCCACGTTGCCGAAGTCGATGTGAGGCTTCCCGCCCTCCCCCATGGAGCGCCCATCCCGCTTGGGGTCTGCCTTGCCCGACTGCAGCTCTGTCTTTGGGGTGGTCGGAGGGGTAGGTGGACCATGGCTCTGGCCtgggggggaagggagacagaaagcaagcgGGAAGCCGGGTCAGAGGCTTCTGGATCCTGACGGCTCACCTTCAGAAAAGCTGCCTCCAGGAGGCCGAGGACCGATCACTGCGTGACCTCGTGGGTTCTGCGTGTTTGGGCAGCCCGAGTTGGCATTTCACTTATTTAATGGTCTAGGGCTGGTCTCCAGTTGTCTCTGAAATTCCCCATTCTTAGGGGCGTGTCCTGCCTCCCGCCCAGAGCGGGGGCTCCCTCCGTCACCCATGTCCTGGAGAGGCTTGCTGCATTTTGAAAAGCCCTCTCTGTTGGGGAGTTCTTCCTCATATCGGCTGATGTCGGCTCCCcgccctgctcccctgccccttcGCTGTCGACCCCGACGGGGCTGGCCCTTGGTCTGCACTTGTCTGTTCTCTTCTGCGCATGCCTGGCTTCTGCCAGCTGCTCTCCTTGGTGCCGACCTCTCCTGCCCTCATCGCTCTCGACTGCTTCACTTTTGCTGGCTTgcctgggccccctcccccacccgccacccccacccctggcccccaaACAGCCGTGTGTCCCCTCCGGCCCCATGCCTCCTGCCAAAGCCAGCTCAAGTGCCCctccctccaggaagccttccctccGACTCTGCCCCACCAGCCACGCTCTGTCCCCCCACTCCTTGCTCAGCTGTGCTGCCCCTAGCCCTCCAGCAGCTTTTCCCTCCTGGATCAGGAGGACACTTAGATATCTAGCTGACTTGCTCCACCCCTCTTCCAATGTCTATTTTCTCACTCACATGGTCATTCACCCGATGCTTAGGGCGGGGCGGGCGGCAGGGCATACAAACGTGAATCAAGTGGATCCTCTCTTCATAAGCTCAGAGTCTTGGGGGAGATCCAGAGATGCGCACAGTAGTGGAGGGCAGCATCAGAAGTTACAGGGTATGCAGAGGGCTCAGGAGACTAGAGGAAggtgccacccccaccccccacctgccccggGGACTTGGGGAAGGTCTCACTGAGGAGGGGTAGCTGAGCTGGGCCTTGGAGAAAAAAAAGCCCATGCCCACAGTTAGAGCCTGGGGTGGTGGTTCTGTACCTGGTCCGGGGTcttctgatgtgtgtgtgtgtgtgtgtgtgtgtgtgtgtgtgtccctgagTCTCTGAAGTAAAGCATACATGTGTGGGGGAGAGATGGCAGGACCGGGGATCCCCTCAGAGAGAGAACACGTCCACAGTCTGCGAGGCCAGGGGCTCCTTGAGGgcatttctgtgtctctccccccctctcccaccACTTCAGACCAGAGGCAATGCCAAGTCGTGCCCCGGCCAAGCGCTCTGGATTTTGAGACAccgcctgggtttgaatcctggctctgtcactgtGTGATTCTGGGGAAATGCCTACCGTCTGTGACCTACTGCCTTATCAGTAAAACAGAGATGACGGCAAGCGGCTCAGACGCGGCCTCCTTCTGGGAGGCTCTGGCTTCACGCACACTTGTGTCTTCTTCATGCATTTGTTttcatccctgcccctccctctggaCTGTGGGGACTCCCACCGCCAGGGACCGTGGTGGCTTCTCTTGTTGATGCCCCTGGTGTCTGCTCCCAGGCCGGGCACAAAGGGGGACGCCAGGTGTGTCTTCTGAAGGTAGAGCTGTGCTCACGCAGGCTTCTGAGCCCAGGCGGCGCGGCTGCCCTAATCACAGTTTGGAGTGACCGAGTTAATAGTATGGCAATCAGCAGGGTGCCTGGCACACCCCGAGCAGGTGCTCAGTTAATGTCAGCCTTACTTGCACTAATGGAGATGAAACAAGATGGCCCTATGTCTGTTCCTCCGTGGCACGATCTCAACATCCCATGCCGTGGCTCCCCCATCAGACTGAGAGGTGGGAAAGAGGCAGGGCTCTCTCCTCCATCTGATCTCCCGTTTCTCAAAAGCATCCTGTCTCTGCTTTCCCTGCTGTAACTCACCCCTGCGCCTCCCCGGCCTCCTCAACTGGCCTCTTGGCTCAGCAGCGGCGCCCTCTTCCATCAGCCAGAGCCGTCGTGGCCAGCCACTTCCTCTGGCGCCTCAGCTCCCACTGAGGTCCCTCTGGGCCCCTGCACCCCAGCTGGGGCAACGAACGGCACGGCGCCGCGAGCCTCCCCAGCGCCCAGGGCGGTCGTGGGTCCTCAGAGTCTCACGACGGCCAGCCTTCGCCCCTCCCCAGCGCCCAGGCTGTCCCCACCCAAAGCTCGTCATCAGCCCAGCGCTCACCTGAGGGGTGTTCAGGGTTCCCGTCGGACATGGGGGAGCCCTCTCCGGGGTGCCGGTGGTCCAGGTGGGCGCTCTTGTAATGGGCCTGGATGGCGGCGGCCCCACCCTGCTCGGCCTCGCCGCCGGGACACTCTGACTCCCCCTGGGCCGCCTTCCCATTCTTCCGCCTCCGGGGCTGGTACTTGTAGTCCGGGTGGTCCTTTTTGTGCTGCATCCGGAGCCGCTCGGCTTCTTCAATGAAGGGGCGCTTGTCACTCTCGTTCAGCAGCCTGGGGCGGTACAGTTGGGGGAGACAGCAGAGGGGCCAGAGTGAGTTTCTACCCTGGAAGAAATGAGGTCCCTGGCTGGGGAGCCCAGCGGGCAGGGCCCGGTTCTTTGATTTACAATCTGGAAGATGTGAGGCCCAAGGAACCACAGGCTCAGAAGGCTGTGATCTCTGTCCCTAAACTCAGGAGCTTTGGTGCGAGAGAGGTTCGTGAGAGCGGGATTAGGCTGCTGTTTCTGGAGCCCCCGATGATGGAGTTAGCAGTAGGAATAGAGCCTCCGAGGGACGCAGAGCTTCGCTCAgttccaggaaaggaaaaaactttcTCGTCATCAAAGCTGTCCGCCGCCGGTAGAACACTGGCTGCCTCCCTAGGGGGTGAGCTCCCCGGAG
This genomic window contains:
- the SOX10 gene encoding transcription factor SOX-10, which encodes MAEEQDLSEVELSPVGSEEPRCLSPGSAPSLGPDGGGGGGGGGGGGGSGLRASPGPGELGKVKKEQQDGEADDDKFPVCIREAVSQVLSGYDWTLVPMPVRVNGASKSKPHVKRPMNAFMVWAQAARRKLADQYPHLHNAELSKTLGKLWRLLNESDKRPFIEEAERLRMQHKKDHPDYKYQPRRRKNGKAAQGESECPGGEAEQGGAAAIQAHYKSAHLDHRHPGEGSPMSDGNPEHPSGQSHGPPTPPTTPKTELQSGKADPKRDGRSMGEGGKPHIDFGNVDIGEISHEVMSNMETFDVAELDQYLPPNGHPGHVGSYSAAGYGLGSALAVASGHSAWISKPPGVALPTVSPPGVDAKAQVKTETAGPQGPPHYTDQPSTSQIAYTSLSLPHYGSAFPSISRPQFDYSDHQPSGPYYGHSGQASGLYSAFSYMGPSQRPLYTAISDPSPSGPQSHSPTHWEQPVYTTLSRP